A region from the Arvicola amphibius chromosome 12, mArvAmp1.2, whole genome shotgun sequence genome encodes:
- the Fzd4 gene encoding frizzled-4: MAWRGTGPSVPGSPGGVRLGLLLLQLLLLLRPALGFGDEEERRCDPIRITMCQNLGYNVTKMPNLVGHELQTDAELQLTTFTPLIQYGCSSQLQFFLCSVYVPMCTEKINIPIGPCGGMCLSVKRRCEPVLKEFGFAWPDSLNCSKFPPQNDHNHMCMEGPGDEEVPLPHKTPIQPGEECHSVGTNSDQYIWVKRSLTCVLKCSYDAGLYSRSAKEFTDIWMAVWASLCFISTTFTVLTFLIDSSRFSYPERPIIFLSMCYNIYSIAYIVRLTVGRERISCDFEEAAEPVLIQEGLKNTGCAIIFLLMYFFGMASSIWWVILTLTWFLAAGLKWGHEAIEMHSSYFHIAAWAIPAVKTIVILIMRLVDADELTGLCYVGNQNLDALTGFVVAPLFTYLVIGTLFIAAGLVALFKIRSNLQKDGTKTDKLERLMVKIGVFSVLYTVPATCVIACYFYEISNWTLFRYSADDSNMAVEMLKIFMSLLVGITSGMWIWSAKTLHTWQKCSNRLVNSGKVKREKRGNGWVKPGKGNETVV, translated from the exons ATGGCCTGGCGGGGCACAGGGCCGAGCGTCCCGGGGTCGCCTGGAGGCGTCaggctggggctgctgctgctgcagttgCTCCTGCTCCTGCGGCCGGCACTGGGCTTCGGGGACGAGGAGGAGAGACGCTGCGACCCCATCCGCATCACCATGTGCCAGAACCTCGGCTACAACGTGACCAAGATGCCCAACCTGGTGGGACACGAGCTGCAGACGGACGCCGAGCTGCAGCTGACAACTTTCACGCCACTCATCCAGTACGGCTGCTCCAGCCAGCTGCAG TTCTTCCTTTGTTCGGTTTATGTGCCAATGTGCACAGAGAAGATCAACATCCCCATTGGCCCGTGCGGTGGCATGTGTCTCTCCGTCAAGAGGCGATGCGAGCCCGTCCTGAAAGAGTTTGGTTTTGCCTGGCCGGATAGCCTGAACTGCAGCAAGTTCCCACCCCAGAATGACCACAACCATATGTGCATGGAAGGACCCGGCGATGAAGAGGTGCCCTTACCTCACAAAACCCCTATCCAGCCGGGAGAAGAGTGCCACTCCGTGGGAACCAATTCCGATCAGTACATCTGGGTGAAAAGGAGCCTGACCTGTGTTCTCAAGTGCAGCTACGATGCTGGCTTGTACAGCCGCTCAGCCAAGGAGTTCACGGATATTTGGATGGCGGTGTGGGCCAGTCTCTGTTTCATCTCTACCACCTTCACCGTGTTGACCTTCCTGATCGATTCGTCCAGGTTTTCTTACCCTGAGCGCCCCATCATATTTCTCAGTATGTGCTATAATATTTATAGCATTGCTTATATTGTTCGGCTGACTGTAGGCCGGGAAAGGATATCCTGTGATTTTGAAGAGGCGGCAGAACCTGTTCTCATCCAAGAAGGCCTTAAGAACACAGGATGTGCAATAATTTTCTTGCTGATGTACTTTTTTGGAATGGCCAGTTCCATTTGGTGGGTTATTCTGACGCTCACTTGGTTTTTGGCAGCAGGACTCAAGTGGGGTCACGAAGCCATTGAGATGCACAGTTCCTATTTCCACATTGCAGCCTGGGCCATCCCTGCAGTGAAAACCATTGTCATCTTGATTATGAGACTAGTGGATGCCGATGAACTGACCGGCCTGTGCTATGTTGGGAACCAAAACCTAGACGCCCTCACTGGCTTTGTGGTAGCTCCGCTCTTTACTTATTTGGTGATAGGAACTCTGTTCATTGCGGCGGGTTTGGTGGCCTTATTCAAAATTCGGTCCAATCTTCAAAAAGATGGGACAAAGACCGACAAGTTGGAAAGGTTAATGGTCAAGATTGGGGTTTTCTCCGTCCTGTACACGGTTCCTGCCACCTGCGTGATTGCCTGTTACTTCTATGAAATCTCTAACTGGACGCTCTTTCGGTATTCTGCAGATGACTCTAATATGGCAGTTGAAATGTTGAAAATCTTTATGTCTTTGCTCGTGGGCATCACTTCAGGCATGTGGATTTGGTCTGCCAAAACCCTTCACACATGGCAAAAATGTTCTAACCGACTGGTGAATTCTGGGAaggtaaagagagaaaagagggggaaCGGTTGGGTGAAGCCCGGGAAAGGCAATGAGACCGTGGTCTAA